In Antennarius striatus isolate MH-2024 chromosome 8, ASM4005453v1, whole genome shotgun sequence, a single window of DNA contains:
- the coq7 gene encoding 5-demethoxyubiquinone hydroxylase, mitochondrial isoform X2: MTSRAYSVVPPPRDSEEKEMLDRILRVDHAGEYGANRIYAGQMAVLGRSRTGPLIQEMWDQEKKHLEKFNEILAENRVRPTALLPLWNIAGFVLGASTALLGKEGAMACTVAVEESISEHYNSQIRALMEKDPERYTELLQIIKEFRDDELEHHDTGLEQDAEKVPGYWLLKNAIQLGCKAAICISERV; this comes from the exons ATGACGTCACGGGCATACAGTGTGGTCCCGCCCCCACGCGACAGTGAGGAGAAGGAGATGCTGGACAGAATCCTGCGCGTGGATCATGCGGGTGAATACGGGGCTAACCGCATCTATGCCGGACAGATGGCAGTGTTGGGCCGGTCGAGGACGGGACCTCTCATCCAG GAAATGTgggatcaagaaaaaaaacatcttgagAAATTCAATGAGATTCTGGCTGAGAACCGAGTACGTCCTACAGCACTGTTACCCCTCTGGAACATCGCTGGGTTTGTTTTAG GTGCCTCCACTGCACTGCTTGGTAAAGAAGGAGCCATGGCCTGCACTGTGGCGGTGGAAGAGAGTATATCCGAACACTACAACAGTCAGATAAGAGCTCTGATGGAGAAGGACCCTGAGAGATACACTGAGCTGTTACAA ATAATCAAGGAATTTAGAGATGACGAACTGGAGCATCATGACACAGGATTGGAGCAAGATGCTGAAAAA GTACCCGGGTACTGGCTACTGAAAAATGCAATACAGCTGGGCTGCAAAGCTGCAATATGTATTTCTGAACGTGTGTAA